One Desmodus rotundus isolate HL8 chromosome 4, HLdesRot8A.1, whole genome shotgun sequence DNA segment encodes these proteins:
- the LOC112305611 gene encoding large ribosomal subunit protein eL31-like — MAAAKKGGERKKGHRTINEAVTRDYTINIHKHIHEWDSRSVTLQHSKVQKFAMKEMGTPDTLVDSKVHKAIWAKGISNAPYHIWVWLSSKCNEDKNSTNKFYTLVTYVPVTTFKNLQTVNVEEN; from the coding sequence ATGGCTGCTGCTAAGAAGGGTGGTGAGAGGAAGAAGGGCCATCGTACCATCAATGAGGCAGTGACTAGAGATTACACCATCAATATTCACAAGCACATCCATGAGTGGGATTCAAGAAGTGTGACCCTCCAGCATTCAAAGGTCCAGAAATTTGCCATGAAGGAAATGGGAACTCCAGATACACTTGTTGACTCCAAGGTCCACAAAGCTATCTGGGCCAAAGGAATAAGTAATGCCCCATACCATATATGGGTGTGGTTGTCCAGCAAATGTAATGAAGATAAGAATTCAACAAACAAGTTCTATACATTGGTCACCTATGTACCAGTCACCACTTTCAAAAATTTACAAACAGTTAATGTGGAGGAGAACTAA